Proteins from one Oenanthe melanoleuca isolate GR-GAL-2019-014 chromosome 1, OMel1.0, whole genome shotgun sequence genomic window:
- the QTRT2 gene encoding queuine tRNA-ribosyltransferase accessory subunit 2, whose translation MRLQLLGAGGGRLGSLAGLGRSGAGALALPGCLLYTRTGAAPHLTHDTLREVRGVPGVAHVALPALAEIHDVLEEYKEGAAKFMGLQDAVLYCSLHDPVTPCPSGYNTNKMVSLWGSSGRMEMTASKFMDIQRAIQPDWFQCLSDGDTISGETGRKRAKKSVDRSLSFLDICLQLQEKSPELQGSVMFGAIEGGDVLEERLRSARETAKRPVGGFLLDGFQGSAMAKETKLKLIASVTAELPEDKPRIIHGVGKPDEVLECIERGVDIFESFFPFQVTERGCALVFSYDCHPDPEATVLIQNGTQDLEKNGAQEDQEEVSKADPEMTPFEISLKDKKYHDDFGPVLEGCSCYCCQRHTRAYVHHLLVTNELLAGVLLMMHNLQHYFGFFSAIRDALRDSSLEQLKELVVRQALQGPANAALRH comes from the exons atgaggctgcagctgctgggcgcgggcggcgggcggctgGGCTCGCTGGCGGGGCTGGGCCGCAGCGGGGCCGGCGCGCTGGCGCTGCCCGGCTGCCTGCTGTACACGCGGACCGGCGCGGCGCCGCACCTCACCCACGACACGCTGCGGGAGGTGCGCGGCGTGCCCGGCGTGGCGCACGTCGCCCTGCCCGCCCT GGCAGAAATTCATGACGTCCTGGAAGAGTATAAAGAAGGAGCTGCGAAATTTATGG GTTTGCAAGATGCTGTGCTCTACTGCTCCCTTCATGACCCAGTCACTCCCTGCCCCTCTGGCTACAACACTAACAAG ATGGTCTCCCTGTGGGGAAGCTCAGGGCGCATGGAGATGACAGCTTCCAAGTTCATGGACATCCAGCGGGCCATCCAGCCAGACTGGTTCCAGTGCCTCTCTGATGGAGACACCATTTCTGGGGAAACTGGCAGAAAAAGGGCCAAGAAGTCTGTGGATAGATCACTTTCCTTCTTGGATATATGCCTTCAGCTGCAAGAAAAATCACCG GAACTACAAGGAAGTGTAATGTTTGGAGCAATTGAAGGTGGAGATGTCTTGGAAGAGAGGCTCAGATCAGCCAGGGAGACTGCCAAGCGGCCTGTGGGTGGCTTTCTGCTAGATGGCTTCCAGGGAAGTGCCATGGCCAAGGAGACCAAGTTGAAACTGATAGCTtctgtcacagcagagctgccagaggaTAAACCAAG AATCATTCATGGTGTAGGCAAACCAGATGAGGTGCTTGAGTGCATTGAAAGGGGAGTTGACATTTTTGAGAGCTTCTTTCCCTTCCAAGTGACGGAACGAGGCTGTGCCTTGGTTTTCAGTTACGACTGCCATCCAGATCCTGAAGCAACAG ttTTAATACAAAATGGGACCCAGGACCTGGAGAAGAATGGTGCTCAAGAAGACCAGGAGGAAGTCTCCAAAGCTGACCCAGAAATGACACCATTTGAGATATCTCTGAAGGATAAAAA ATACCACGATGATTTTGGTCCTGTGCTGGAAGGATGCAGCTGTTACTGCTGTCAGAGGCACACTCGTGCCTATGTCCATCACCTCCTGGTGACCAACGAGCTGCTGGCCGGTGTCCTGCTCATGATGCACAACTTGCAGCACTACTTTGGTTTCTTCAGTGCCATTCGGGATGCCTTGAGGGACAGtagcctggagcagctcaagGAGCTTGTCGTCAGGCAGGCGCTGCAAGGCCCGGCCAATGCGGCGCTGAGACACTGA